One region of Qipengyuania gaetbuli genomic DNA includes:
- a CDS encoding phosphoribosyl-ATP diphosphatase, with product MDTLARLEQTIAQRLGASPDESYVASLHHKGLAKIAQKVGEEAVEAVIAAVGDDRDGLVAESADLLMHLLVLLQAKGVSLAEVLAELDRREGVSGLEEKASRSE from the coding sequence ATGGATACGCTTGCCCGTCTCGAACAGACCATCGCCCAGCGTCTCGGCGCCTCGCCCGATGAAAGCTATGTCGCGAGCCTGCACCACAAGGGCCTTGCCAAGATCGCCCAGAAGGTCGGCGAGGAAGCTGTCGAAGCCGTGATCGCGGCCGTCGGCGACGACCGTGACGGACTGGTCGCGGAAAGCGCGGACCTTCTCATGCACCTTCTCGTGCTGCTGCAGGCCAAAGGCGTATCGCTGGCCGAGGTGCTGGCCGAACTCGACCGGCGCGAGGGCGTCTCGGGCCTGGAAGAAAAAGCCAGCAGGAGCGAATGA
- the hisF gene encoding imidazole glycerol phosphate synthase subunit HisF translates to MTVRIRVIPCLDVADGRVVKGVNFVDLKDAGDPVEQAQAYDRAGADELCFLDISASHEGRGTLLDMVRRTAAVCFMPLTVGGGVRSVEDARALLLAGADKVAVNSAAVSRPELVREIAEKFGSQCVVASVDARAETEGEGFRGWEIYTHGGRKPTGIDAVEHAKRLAELGAGELLVTSMDGDGTKQGYDLELTRAIADSVSVPVIASGGVGTLQHLVDGVIEGHASAVLAASIFHFGEYSIAEAHTALRAAGLPARG, encoded by the coding sequence ATGACCGTCCGCATCCGCGTCATTCCCTGCCTCGACGTCGCCGACGGGCGCGTGGTGAAGGGCGTGAATTTCGTCGACCTCAAGGATGCGGGCGATCCGGTCGAACAGGCGCAGGCGTATGACAGGGCGGGCGCGGACGAGCTGTGTTTCCTCGACATTTCGGCCAGCCACGAAGGCCGCGGCACGCTGCTCGACATGGTGCGGCGGACGGCTGCGGTGTGTTTCATGCCGCTGACCGTCGGCGGAGGGGTACGCAGCGTCGAGGATGCGCGCGCGCTGCTGCTCGCCGGAGCCGACAAGGTGGCAGTGAATTCTGCCGCCGTCTCGCGGCCCGAGCTCGTGCGCGAGATCGCAGAGAAATTCGGCAGCCAATGCGTCGTCGCCAGCGTCGATGCGCGTGCCGAGACCGAGGGCGAGGGCTTTCGCGGCTGGGAAATCTACACCCATGGCGGTCGCAAGCCGACCGGGATCGACGCGGTCGAACATGCCAAGCGGCTGGCAGAGCTGGGCGCGGGCGAACTGCTCGTCACCTCGATGGACGGCGACGGGACCAAGCAGGGCTACGACCTCGAACTGACCCGCGCGATTGCCGACAGCGTTTCGGTGCCCGTGATCGCCAGCGGGGGCGTCGGCACGCTCCAGCATCTCGTCGATGGCGTGATCGAAGGCCATGCGAGTGCCGTGCTGGCCGCCTCGATCTTCCATTTCGGCGAATATTCCATCGCCGAAGCGCACACTGCCCTGCGCGCGGCGGGCTTGCCTGCGCGCGGCTGA
- the hisA gene encoding 1-(5-phosphoribosyl)-5-[(5-phosphoribosylamino)methylideneamino]imidazole-4-carboxamide isomerase yields the protein MIVFPAIDLKAGQVVRLAEGDMDRATVYGDNPAAQATLFADAGAQHLHVVDLDGSFAGSAQNREAVENIVAAFPGHVQLGGGIRRREDVEGWFDAGVSRIVMGSAALKDPEFVKDMAREFEGGIVVAVDAKDGMVATEGWAEVSDVPVVDLARRFEDAGVAALLFTDIGRDGLLKGVNLDATVDLARQVDIPVIASGGVKGIDDIHVLWLHAKEGIEGVITGRALYDGRLDLAAALAVAARA from the coding sequence ATGATCGTATTTCCCGCCATCGATCTGAAGGCCGGCCAGGTCGTGCGCCTTGCCGAAGGCGATATGGACCGTGCGACGGTCTACGGTGATAATCCGGCTGCGCAGGCGACATTGTTTGCCGACGCGGGCGCGCAGCATCTCCATGTCGTCGATCTCGACGGCAGTTTCGCAGGGTCGGCGCAGAACCGCGAGGCGGTGGAGAACATCGTCGCGGCTTTCCCGGGCCACGTGCAGCTGGGCGGCGGCATCCGTCGGCGCGAAGACGTCGAGGGCTGGTTCGATGCGGGCGTCTCGCGCATCGTCATGGGTTCGGCGGCCTTGAAGGACCCCGAATTCGTCAAGGACATGGCGCGCGAATTCGAGGGCGGCATCGTCGTTGCGGTTGATGCGAAGGACGGCATGGTCGCGACCGAGGGCTGGGCCGAGGTGTCCGACGTGCCCGTGGTCGACCTCGCCCGCCGGTTCGAGGACGCTGGCGTCGCCGCGCTGCTCTTCACCGACATCGGGCGCGACGGGCTGCTCAAGGGCGTGAACCTCGATGCGACGGTCGATCTTGCACGGCAGGTCGATATCCCCGTGATCGCCAGTGGCGGGGTGAAGGGCATCGACGACATCCACGTCCTCTGGCTCCACGCGAAAGAAGGCATCGAAGGCGTGATCACCGGCCGTGCGCTTTATGACGGGCGGCTGGACCTTGCAGCGGCGCTGGCAGTGGCGGCGCGGGCATGA
- the hisH gene encoding imidazole glycerol phosphate synthase subunit HisH has translation MAEVIALVDYGAGNLHSVENALRKVGAAVKVTADPDVLRAADRIVLPGVGSFGACAAGLRAEKGVIEAMHERVFVGGAPFLGICVGMQLLATRGLEHGETAGLAWIPGEVRLIRPRDDSVKVPHMGWNDVAPTHQAEDHPVIEDGEAYFLHSYHFHADKGRDVLAMTDHGGGLVAAVGRDNLLGVQFHPEKSQAYGLGLLSRFLEWKP, from the coding sequence GTGGCTGAAGTCATTGCCCTCGTCGATTACGGCGCGGGGAACCTGCATTCGGTCGAGAACGCGCTGAGGAAGGTCGGGGCGGCGGTCAAAGTCACCGCCGATCCCGATGTGCTTCGCGCCGCCGACCGCATCGTACTGCCGGGCGTCGGCAGCTTCGGTGCCTGCGCTGCGGGCCTGCGCGCCGAGAAAGGCGTAATCGAGGCGATGCACGAACGCGTCTTCGTCGGCGGCGCGCCGTTCCTCGGCATTTGCGTGGGCATGCAACTGCTTGCCACGCGCGGGCTCGAACATGGCGAGACCGCCGGGCTCGCCTGGATTCCCGGCGAGGTTCGTCTCATCCGCCCGCGCGATGACAGCGTGAAGGTCCCGCACATGGGCTGGAACGACGTCGCGCCGACACACCAGGCGGAAGACCATCCTGTCATCGAGGATGGCGAGGCCTATTTCCTCCATTCCTACCATTTCCATGCCGACAAGGGCCGCGACGTGCTGGCCATGACCGACCATGGCGGCGGCCTTGTCGCGGCTGTCGGTCGCGACAATTTGCTCGGCGTGCAATTCCATCCGGAAAAGAGCCAGGCCTACGGGCTCGGTCTCCTTTCCCGCTTTCTCGAGTGGAAGCCATGA
- the hisB gene encoding imidazoleglycerol-phosphate dehydratase HisB, whose protein sequence is MRTGRIERNTAETKILVEVDLDGTGTYDVATGIGFLDHMVEQFAKHSLIDVTMKVDGDLHVDQHHTTEDSALALGQALAQALGDKGGIARYGSAYSPMDETLARVALDISGRPYLVWKAGFSQEKLGEWDTELIEHWFHSVAQTCGLTLHVELLYGTNNHHICEAIYKGFARAMRAAVEIDPRKGGAIPSTKGQLGG, encoded by the coding sequence ATGCGTACAGGCCGTATCGAGAGAAACACCGCCGAAACGAAAATCCTGGTCGAGGTCGATCTCGACGGGACCGGCACCTACGACGTCGCAACGGGGATCGGCTTCCTCGACCATATGGTCGAACAGTTCGCCAAGCACTCGCTTATCGACGTGACCATGAAGGTCGATGGCGACCTGCATGTCGACCAGCACCACACGACCGAAGACAGCGCCCTCGCGCTCGGCCAGGCGCTGGCACAGGCGCTCGGCGACAAGGGCGGGATCGCGCGCTACGGCAGCGCCTATTCGCCGATGGACGAGACGCTGGCGCGCGTCGCCCTCGATATCTCGGGGCGTCCCTATCTCGTGTGGAAGGCCGGGTTCAGCCAGGAAAAGCTGGGCGAATGGGACACCGAGCTGATCGAGCACTGGTTCCATTCGGTCGCCCAGACCTGTGGCCTGACGCTGCATGTCGAGCTGCTTTACGGCACCAACAATCACCACATTTGCGAGGCGATCTACAAGGGCTTCGCCCGCGCGATGCGTGCCGCAGTGGAGATCGATCCGCGCAAGGGCGGGGCCATTCCGTCGACCAAGGGACAGCTCGGTGGCTGA
- a CDS encoding SspB family protein produces MSDDTPDSLIPYDTIVQEALRAVVGRVLGEIEASGSELPGAHHFYITFKTHAPGVSIPANLRERFPDEMTIVLQNKFWDLNVREDGFSVGLSFNQIPAQLEIPYSAITQFVDPAVDFGLQFQATVADMAPAATDPAGNDEEQADPAPVEGAEDGSNVVTVDFGRKK; encoded by the coding sequence ATGAGCGACGATACGCCCGACAGCCTGATCCCCTACGACACGATCGTGCAGGAAGCGCTGCGTGCAGTGGTCGGCCGCGTGCTCGGCGAGATCGAGGCAAGCGGTAGCGAACTGCCGGGCGCGCATCATTTCTACATCACGTTCAAGACCCATGCTCCGGGCGTTTCCATCCCCGCAAACCTGCGCGAGCGGTTTCCGGACGAGATGACGATCGTCCTGCAGAACAAGTTCTGGGACCTGAACGTGCGCGAAGACGGCTTCAGCGTCGGCCTGTCGTTCAACCAGATCCCTGCCCAGCTCGAAATTCCCTATTCGGCGATCACCCAGTTCGTCGATCCGGCGGTCGATTTCGGCCTCCAGTTCCAAGCTACCGTCGCCGACATGGCGCCCGCCGCAACCGATCCGGCCGGCAATGACGAGGAACAGGCAGACCCTGCACCCGTTGAAGGGGCGGAAGACGGCTCCAACGTCGTCACGGTCGATTTCGGCCGGAAGAAGTAA
- the gmk gene encoding guanylate kinase has protein sequence MAESSSSQAALARRGLMFILSSPSGAGKTTISRMLLEADDEIKLSVSVTTRPPRPGEIDGVHYYFVDDAEFDRMVEEDDFYEWAHVFGHRYGTPKGRIRAALKDGQDFLFDIDWQGTQQLYQKDQQDVVRVFILPPSIAELRRRLEARAQDEKDVIDARMERARAEISHWDAYDYVVINEDVNLCFGKVREILDAERMKRQRQTGLIPFVRELMS, from the coding sequence ATGGCCGAATCCTCCTCTTCGCAAGCCGCACTCGCCCGCCGCGGGCTGATGTTCATCCTGTCCTCGCCCAGCGGGGCGGGCAAGACGACCATATCGCGCATGCTCTTGGAGGCCGATGACGAGATCAAGCTGTCGGTCAGCGTCACCACCCGTCCGCCGCGTCCGGGCGAGATCGACGGGGTCCACTACTACTTCGTCGACGATGCCGAATTCGACCGCATGGTCGAAGAAGACGACTTCTACGAATGGGCCCATGTCTTCGGCCATCGCTACGGCACGCCCAAGGGCCGCATCCGCGCAGCATTGAAGGACGGTCAGGATTTCCTGTTCGATATCGACTGGCAGGGCACGCAGCAGCTCTACCAGAAGGACCAACAAGACGTGGTCCGCGTGTTCATCCTGCCGCCCAGCATCGCCGAACTGCGCCGCCGCCTCGAAGCGCGCGCGCAGGACGAAAAGGACGTGATCGATGCCCGCATGGAGCGGGCCCGTGCGGAAATCAGCCACTGGGACGCCTACGACTATGTCGTGATCAACGAGGACGTGAACCTGTGCTTTGGCAAGGTGCGCGAAATCCTCGACGCCGAACGCATGAAGCGCCAGCGCCAGACGGGCCTGATCCCGTTCGTTCGCGAATTGATGAGCTGA
- the yihA gene encoding ribosome biogenesis GTP-binding protein YihA/YsxC has protein sequence MTEEEAAELAQLERRANKLFSGRVEFLLSAPQLKFLPEPTVPEIAFAGRSNVGKSSLLNALTGRKAIARASVTPGRTQELNFFEVGEPTLFRLVDMPGYGFAKAPVKVVEKWKNLVKTYLRGRQVLVRNLVLVDSRHGLKDVDRDMMKMLDEAAVGYRIVLTKADKVKASDLEKVVAETEAEARKHIAAYPQIHVTSSEKGMGIAELRAAVLSDVGV, from the coding sequence ATGACCGAAGAAGAAGCCGCCGAACTGGCACAGCTGGAACGGCGGGCCAACAAGCTGTTTTCGGGCCGGGTGGAGTTCCTCCTCTCGGCCCCGCAGCTCAAGTTCCTGCCCGAACCGACTGTCCCCGAAATCGCCTTCGCGGGCCGTTCGAACGTGGGCAAGAGCTCGCTGCTGAACGCGCTGACGGGCCGCAAGGCCATTGCGCGCGCTTCGGTGACGCCCGGCCGCACGCAGGAGCTGAACTTCTTCGAAGTCGGCGAGCCCACGCTGTTCCGCCTCGTCGACATGCCGGGCTACGGCTTTGCCAAGGCGCCGGTGAAGGTCGTCGAGAAGTGGAAGAACCTCGTGAAGACCTATCTTCGCGGGCGCCAGGTGCTGGTGCGCAACCTCGTCCTCGTCGACAGCCGCCACGGCCTCAAGGATGTCGACCGCGACATGATGAAGATGCTCGACGAAGCTGCTGTCGGCTACCGCATCGTGCTGACCAAGGCGGACAAGGTGAAAGCCAGCGATCTCGAAAAGGTCGTCGCCGAAACCGAGGCCGAGGCGAGGAAGCACATCGCCGCCTATCCGCAGATCCACGTCACTTCGAGCGAGAAGGGCATGGGCATCGCGGAACTACGCGCTGCCGTCCTGAGCGACGTCGGGGTCTGA
- the yidC gene encoding membrane protein insertase YidC, translating into MENSRNIILVVVLSMALLLGWDAAMNYFYPQPDEPVVAAETAAPSGDGAEVQHSRTGGLTDPAALKQEAADLETALASPDRVRIDSPKVAGSINLTGAVVDDVVLKDYAETTDKDSGPVRLFSPRGTPAQHFAQLGFIVNGQKLPDATVWQADGELLTVDKPVTLTHDAGNGLELQLRYAIDENYMVTVEQSIANRSAVPAVVQPFGLVSRTSDTASADFFIAHSGPIGVFGDSANYDTDYGDLDDDGPVSPQGRAEWLGFTDIYWLSALVPQDGSAPDATFRALGGNAYRADMIYDPVTVPAGRKYTTTSRLYAGAKDSTILDAYQDAGLAQFGLAIDWGWFRWFEKPLLWLLKTLFDLVGNFGVAIICLTIIVRGVMFPIAQKQFSSMASMKAIQPRMKAIQEKYKDDRLQQQQEMQKLFREEKVNPLAGCLPLILQIPIFFALYKVLYLAIEMRHRNFLWIEDLSAPDPATILNLFGLLPFTPPSFLAIGVLAVLLGVTMWLTFKLNPSAMDPVQQQVFAIMPWVLMFIMAPFAAGLLLYWVTSNILTLAQQKYLYSKHPQLKAAAEKEKAEKAAEAAKAKG; encoded by the coding sequence TTGGAAAATTCGCGCAACATCATTCTCGTCGTCGTGCTGTCGATGGCCCTCTTGCTGGGCTGGGACGCTGCGATGAACTATTTCTACCCGCAGCCGGACGAGCCGGTGGTCGCGGCCGAAACCGCCGCCCCATCGGGTGACGGCGCGGAAGTCCAGCATTCGCGGACCGGTGGCCTGACCGATCCGGCTGCGCTGAAGCAGGAAGCGGCAGACCTCGAAACCGCGCTGGCATCGCCCGACCGGGTGCGCATCGATTCGCCCAAGGTCGCAGGTTCGATCAACCTGACCGGCGCGGTCGTCGACGATGTGGTGCTCAAGGATTACGCCGAGACGACGGACAAGGACAGCGGCCCGGTCCGCCTGTTCTCGCCGCGCGGCACCCCGGCGCAGCATTTCGCCCAATTGGGCTTCATCGTGAACGGCCAGAAGCTGCCCGATGCAACCGTGTGGCAGGCCGATGGCGAGCTGCTGACGGTCGACAAGCCCGTCACGCTGACGCATGACGCCGGCAACGGGCTGGAACTCCAGCTGCGCTATGCCATCGACGAGAACTACATGGTCACCGTCGAGCAGAGCATTGCCAACCGCTCCGCCGTGCCCGCAGTGGTCCAGCCGTTCGGCCTTGTCAGCCGTACCTCCGATACCGCCAGCGCAGACTTCTTCATTGCGCATTCCGGCCCCATCGGCGTGTTCGGCGACAGCGCGAACTACGACACCGACTACGGCGATCTCGACGATGACGGTCCGGTTAGTCCGCAAGGGCGTGCCGAATGGCTCGGCTTCACCGACATCTACTGGCTGTCCGCGCTCGTCCCGCAGGACGGTTCGGCCCCGGATGCGACCTTCCGTGCGCTCGGCGGCAATGCCTACCGCGCTGACATGATCTACGACCCGGTGACCGTGCCGGCCGGCCGCAAGTACACGACGACTTCGCGGCTTTACGCCGGTGCCAAGGATTCCACGATCCTCGACGCCTACCAGGACGCCGGTCTTGCCCAGTTCGGTCTGGCGATCGACTGGGGCTGGTTCCGCTGGTTCGAAAAGCCGCTGTTGTGGCTGCTCAAGACGCTGTTCGATCTCGTCGGCAACTTCGGCGTGGCGATCATCTGCCTCACCATCATAGTTCGCGGCGTGATGTTCCCTATCGCGCAAAAGCAGTTTTCTTCGATGGCCTCGATGAAGGCGATCCAGCCGCGGATGAAGGCGATCCAGGAGAAGTACAAGGACGACCGCCTCCAGCAGCAGCAGGAAATGCAGAAGCTGTTCCGCGAGGAAAAGGTCAATCCGCTGGCAGGCTGCCTGCCGCTGATCCTGCAGATCCCGATCTTCTTCGCTCTGTATAAGGTGCTGTATCTCGCCATCGAGATGCGTCACCGCAACTTCCTCTGGATCGAAGATCTTTCCGCGCCCGATCCGGCGACCATCCTCAATCTGTTCGGCCTGCTGCCGTTCACGCCGCCCAGCTTCCTCGCCATCGGCGTGCTGGCGGTGCTGCTCGGCGTCACCATGTGGCTGACCTTCAAGCTGAACCCGTCGGCAATGGACCCGGTCCAGCAGCAGGTTTTCGCGATCATGCCGTGGGTCCTCATGTTCATCATGGCACCCTTCGCGGCCGGTCTGCTGCTCTACTGGGTAACCTCGAACATCCTGACGCTGGCGCAGCAGAAGTATCTCTATTCCAAGCATCCGCAATTGAAGGCGGCTGCCGAGAAGGAGAAGGCCGAAAAGGCGGCAGAGGCGGCAAAGGCCAAGGGATGA
- the yidD gene encoding membrane protein insertion efficiency factor YidD has product MKHVLILIARAWQLGPSRILPPTCRYSPSCSQYAIEALGKYGAIKGGWLALKRLLRCQPWGGCGHDPVP; this is encoded by the coding sequence ATGAAGCATGTCCTGATCCTGATAGCCCGCGCTTGGCAGTTGGGCCCCAGCCGCATCCTGCCGCCGACCTGCCGCTACTCTCCCTCGTGCAGCCAGTACGCCATCGAGGCGCTGGGAAAATATGGGGCGATCAAGGGTGGATGGCTGGCGCTGAAGCGGCTATTGCGCTGCCAACCGTGGGGGGGCTGCGGACACGACCCCGTTCCGTAG
- the rnpA gene encoding ribonuclease P protein component: MPHGLSVIRKRSDFLAANKGLRNARPGFVLLTRPNEGKGKRYGITVTKKIGNAVVRNRMKRRFRELLWAGLPEFGLPDHDHILIGREGGVERDFAMLAEELAAALERARDGKGDRPRGPRRPRSPRA; the protein is encoded by the coding sequence ATGCCGCACGGCCTATCCGTCATCCGCAAGCGCAGCGACTTCCTCGCCGCCAACAAGGGGCTGCGCAATGCACGGCCCGGCTTCGTGCTGCTGACGCGCCCGAACGAGGGGAAGGGCAAGCGCTACGGCATTACCGTGACGAAGAAGATCGGCAACGCCGTCGTGCGCAACCGGATGAAGCGCCGCTTCCGCGAACTGCTCTGGGCGGGTCTTCCCGAATTCGGCCTGCCCGACCACGATCATATCCTGATCGGCCGCGAAGGCGGGGTCGAGCGTGACTTTGCGATGCTGGCCGAGGAACTTGCCGCCGCGCTTGAGCGGGCAAGGGACGGCAAGGGCGACCGCCCGCGCGGCCCCCGCCGCCCGCGGAGCCCGCGCGCATGA
- the rpmH gene encoding 50S ribosomal protein L34 has product MKRTFQPSNLVRARRHGFFARKATPGGRKVLRARRARGRKNLCA; this is encoded by the coding sequence ATGAAGCGGACTTTCCAGCCCTCGAACCTCGTGCGCGCCCGCCGCCACGGTTTCTTCGCGCGCAAGGCGACCCCGGGTGGCCGCAAGGTGCTTCGCGCCCGTCGCGCTCGCGGCCGCAAGAACCTCTGCGCCTAA
- a CDS encoding alpha/beta hydrolase, whose product MAAQSMGLVKLPIAFVSQPVVQQVHAGRPIPAIEAPRAPVSVTVQTIVYAPVPAPPQFVPRPVQRPTYSAVRARFPGIDRSLRNYSAGIAQYGPFRVLDEGRVALVGETDADSPRWFRVMMRRHPNLAQLDMVECPGTSDDLANMKLGRMIRTAGLATYVPRRGSVRSGAVELFLAGAARDIADGAEFAVHSWMDEHGHEAQDYEEDAPENRRYLTYYREMGMSERDARAFYRFTNSVPHRSARWLDAREMRRWVGGGAGIGERAPQIAHAAY is encoded by the coding sequence GTGGCGGCGCAGTCGATGGGCCTCGTGAAGCTCCCCATTGCCTTCGTCAGCCAGCCGGTCGTGCAGCAGGTCCATGCGGGCCGCCCGATCCCCGCCATCGAAGCGCCGCGCGCGCCGGTATCGGTCACGGTGCAGACAATCGTCTACGCGCCGGTCCCCGCTCCGCCGCAGTTCGTGCCGCGACCGGTGCAGCGGCCTACCTATTCCGCCGTCCGCGCCCGTTTCCCGGGCATCGACCGCAGCTTGCGCAATTACAGCGCCGGGATTGCCCAGTACGGGCCTTTCCGCGTGCTCGACGAAGGGCGCGTGGCGCTGGTCGGCGAAACCGATGCGGACAGCCCGCGCTGGTTTCGCGTAATGATGCGCCGCCACCCGAATCTTGCCCAGCTCGACATGGTCGAATGCCCGGGCACGAGTGACGACCTGGCCAACATGAAACTCGGCCGGATGATCCGTACTGCTGGGCTCGCCACCTATGTTCCGCGTCGCGGATCGGTGCGTTCGGGGGCGGTCGAGCTGTTCCTCGCAGGTGCTGCCCGCGACATCGCCGACGGGGCGGAGTTTGCCGTGCACAGCTGGATGGACGAACACGGCCACGAAGCGCAGGATTACGAAGAGGATGCGCCGGAAAACCGCCGGTACCTCACCTATTACCGTGAAATGGGCATGAGTGAGCGCGATGCGCGTGCATTCTACCGCTTCACCAACTCCGTCCCGCACCGCTCTGCCCGCTGGCTCGATGCGCGCGAAATGCGGCGCTGGGTGGGCGGCGGAGCCGGCATTGGCGAGCGTGCACCGCAGATCGCCCATGCCGCATATTGA
- a CDS encoding YifB family Mg chelatase-like AAA ATPase, producing the protein MVALVRTVAYLGLEARAVEVQCSLAPGLPNFNIVGLADKAVGESKERVRTALSSMGLALPPKRITINLSPADLPKEGSHYDLPIALAVLAAMAVTDAEQLEDWIVVGELALDARVAPSPGVLLAAMHASETGKGLICPAAQGSEAKWASEVPVLAAPDLASLLNHLKGTGQLAEPERGLVDEPVRGADLRQVKGQETAKRALEIAAAGSHNLLMIGPPGAGKSLLASCLPGILPPLTPPEALEVSMVQSVAGLLEDGRISRARPFRAPHHSASMAALTGGGLRVKPGEVSLAHLGVLFLDELPEFQRAVLDSLRQPLETNTVDVARANAQVTFPANVQLIAAMNPCRCGHLGDPALACSRAPKCAADYQSKVSGPMLDRIDLHVEVDPVSAADLALPPPAEGSAEVAARVAAARALQTAREADSGVRTNSELQGDALERFAEPDEAGRQLLMQAASAMRLSARSYTRMLRVARTIADLAGSERVGRIHVAEALSYRRQPPRA; encoded by the coding sequence GTGGTCGCACTGGTCCGGACGGTGGCCTATCTCGGGCTGGAAGCGCGCGCGGTGGAGGTGCAATGTTCGCTTGCGCCGGGTCTGCCGAACTTCAACATCGTCGGACTGGCGGACAAGGCCGTCGGCGAAAGCAAGGAACGGGTGCGCACCGCCCTGTCATCCATGGGCCTCGCCCTGCCGCCCAAGCGGATCACTATCAACCTGTCGCCTGCGGACCTTCCCAAGGAGGGGTCGCATTACGACCTCCCGATCGCGCTGGCAGTGCTCGCCGCGATGGCCGTTACCGATGCAGAACAGCTGGAGGACTGGATCGTCGTGGGCGAACTGGCGCTCGACGCGCGAGTCGCGCCTTCGCCGGGCGTGCTCCTCGCCGCGATGCATGCCAGCGAGACGGGCAAGGGGCTGATCTGCCCCGCGGCGCAGGGTTCGGAAGCCAAGTGGGCAAGTGAAGTGCCCGTCCTCGCCGCGCCCGACCTTGCCAGCCTGCTCAACCATCTCAAGGGGACAGGACAGCTGGCCGAACCCGAAAGAGGACTGGTCGACGAACCGGTCCGCGGTGCGGACCTCAGGCAGGTAAAGGGGCAAGAAACCGCCAAGCGCGCGCTCGAGATCGCGGCGGCTGGCAGTCACAACCTCCTGATGATCGGACCGCCCGGTGCCGGCAAGTCGCTCCTTGCAAGCTGCCTGCCCGGAATCCTGCCGCCGCTGACGCCGCCCGAGGCGCTCGAAGTGAGCATGGTGCAATCGGTCGCTGGTCTGCTGGAAGACGGTCGCATCAGCCGCGCACGCCCCTTCCGCGCTCCGCACCACTCCGCCAGCATGGCTGCGCTCACCGGTGGAGGGCTGCGCGTGAAGCCCGGCGAGGTGAGCCTTGCGCACCTCGGCGTCCTGTTTCTTGACGAACTGCCCGAATTCCAGCGGGCGGTGCTCGATTCGCTGCGCCAACCACTCGAAACCAACACGGTCGACGTGGCGCGCGCGAACGCCCAAGTGACTTTTCCCGCCAACGTCCAGTTGATCGCCGCGATGAATCCGTGCCGGTGCGGCCACCTCGGCGACCCCGCGCTTGCGTGCAGCCGCGCGCCAAAATGTGCCGCCGATTACCAGAGCAAGGTTTCTGGTCCGATGCTCGACCGGATCGATCTCCACGTAGAAGTCGATCCGGTCAGCGCGGCCGATCTTGCGCTTCCGCCGCCTGCCGAAGGAAGCGCCGAGGTCGCCGCCCGTGTTGCGGCCGCCCGCGCCCTCCAGACCGCGCGTGAGGCCGACAGCGGCGTGCGCACCAATTCGGAACTGCAGGGCGATGCGCTCGAACGCTTCGCCGAACCGGACGAGGCAGGCCGCCAGCTGCTGATGCAGGCCGCCAGCGCCATGCGGCTATCCGCCCGCAGCTATACGCGAATGCTGCGCGTCGCCCGCACGATCGCCGACCTGGCCGGATCGGAGCGGGTCGGCCGGATCCACGTTGCCGAGGCGCTGAGCTACCGCAGGCAGCCCCCGCGCGCTTGA